One Hermetia illucens chromosome 4, iHerIll2.2.curated.20191125, whole genome shotgun sequence DNA segment encodes these proteins:
- the LOC119653932 gene encoding GATA zinc finger domain-containing protein 15-like — protein MVEQIPLPLDFGELIKEARKLPTYTGNNREYSLTTWLEEATSLLQLVQPGDQQSYILRLILYKLQGEARHVVQKLPNPTWNTVKNILLSTFGVHETYSTIVNRIHKVSSRNIEDTYYKLNKLLNRINTKYVQDPQRESHSEFNPIRNENLVLNKFKSLLPEFKSYLIETRNCETLNQAYNLLREIEQNIDNSNYNNKYKNNSNNHNNNFRNNFNSNSNSNTNKYQTNRYNNHRSNNNNNNRQYNNSNHYRDRNNNNNNNYNQNYNRNYNRNYNSNNRMEIDNSNIYRHNNPNPDPIEPMDTDF, from the coding sequence ATGGTtgaacaaatccctctaccactcGACTTTGGAGaactcatcaaggaagcgagaAAACTTCCCACATACACCGGAAACAACAGAGAATACTCTTTAACAACATGGCTTGAGGAAGCCACATCCTTACTACAACTTGTCCAGCCTGGTGATCAACAGTCGTACATCTTGAGACTAATACTCTACAAACTGCAAGGCGAAGCCAGACACGTAGTCCAAAAATTACCTAACCCAACATGGAACACCGTCAAAAACATTCTTCTATCAACATTTGGAGTCCACGAAACATATTCTACAATTGTAAACCGAATACATAAAGTAAGTTCTAGAAATATAGAGGACACatattataaattaaataaactatTAAATAGAATAAATACTAAATATGTACAAGATCCTCAAAGGGAATCCCATTCCGAATTTAACCCAATCAGAAACGAAAATTTGGTCCTGAATAAATTCAAATCCCTTTTACCAGAATTCAAATCATACTTGATTGAGACGAGAAATTGCGAAACGCTTAACCAAGCTTATAACTTATTGCGCGAAATTGAACAAAATATTGACAAcagtaattataataataaatacaaaaataacaGTAATAATCACAATAATAATTTCCGTAATAACTTCaactcaaattcaaattcaaatactaACAAGTATCAAACAAACAGATATAACAATCACAGatccaataataataacaataacagaCAATATAATAACAGTAACCACTACCGTgatcgaaataataataataataataattacaatCAAAACTATAATCGCAATTACAACCGAAATTACAACTCCAACAACAGAATGGAAATAGACAATTCTAATATATACAGACACAATAACCCAAACCCAGATCCAATTGAACCAATGGATACAGATTTTTAG